A region of Mustela lutreola isolate mMusLut2 chromosome 17, mMusLut2.pri, whole genome shotgun sequence DNA encodes the following proteins:
- the PGAP6 gene encoding post-GPI attachment to proteins factor 6 isoform X2, whose translation MLDSNASLNISHPAPGDWFVVAHLPTASQKIEVKGFVPTCAYVFQPDMLVVRTVEVSILEPDVPLPQTLLSHPSYLKIFIPEYTQELQLELQGCAANGSLGCPVRLTVGAATLPRNFQKVFMCVSPTGACRLLLPSPPWDRWLQVTAKSLAGPRVLVAFQVVAALTACRPWNLNFQHLLQSSLNESCNTSTGLLPPHPGDHGNHGLGGSSRRHGGPCCLASYPVIREDLDVVSVRFWPVDRVWVRVRPATPSVMRLYMDTGMDSGGSLTVSLRANKTGITNSTLVAVCVNAASPFLGFRTSLNCTTAFFQGSPLTLSAASHKANLIIPYPETDNWYLSLQLMCPESPEECEQASVLVETTLTLVPCLNDCGPYGQCVLLRRHSYLYAGCSCKAGWRGWSCTDNSTAQTVAQQRVAALLLTLSNLMFLAPIAVSVHRSLLVEASVYAYTMFFSTFYHACDQPGEAVLCILGYDTLQYCDFLGSGVSIWVTILCMARLKAAQKHVLFLLGTLIFAMSLQLDRRGAWNMMGPCLFAFVVMVTMWVYRCGRRRHCYPTSWQRWAFYLLPGISMAALGIAIYTSMMTSDNYYYTHSLWHVLLAGSAACLLPPREEHTTPWACSQKLTCHYQICKNHREDLYTVT comes from the exons GGTTTCGTTCCCACCTGCGCCTACGTCTTCCAGCCTGATATGCTGGTTGTGCGGACGGTGGAGGTCTCCATCCTGGAGCCTGATGTTCCCCTTCCGCAGACCCTCCTCTCCCATCCCAGCTACCTCAA AATCTTCATCCCTGAGTACACCCAGGAGCTGCAGCTGGAGCTGCAGGGCTGTGCCGCCAACGGGAGCCTGGGCTGCCCTGTGCGCCTCACCGTGGGCGCTGCCACCCTGCCCAGAAACTTCCAGAAGGTGTTCATGTGCGTCAGCCCCACTGGGGCCTGCCGCCTGCTGCTGCCCTCACCACCCTGGGACCGGTGGCTGCAGGTGACCGCCAAGAGCCTGGCGGGGCCTCGCGTGCTGGTGGCTTTCCAGGTGGTAGCTGCCCTCACAG CCTGCAGGCCGTGGAACCTGAACTTCCAGCACCTTCTACAGAGCAGCCTGAACGAGAGCTGCAACACCTCCACGGGACTGCTGCCCCCACACCCCGGTGACCACGGCAACCACGGCCTGGGCGGGAGCAGCAGGAGGCATGGGGGCCCCTGCTGCCTGGCGAGCTACCCAGTCATTCGGGAAGACCTGGACGTGGTGTCTGTGCGCTTCTGGCCTGTGGACAGGGTGTGGGTGCGGGTGCGGCCCGCCACGCCCTCGGTGATGCGGCTGTACATGGACACCGGCATGGACAGCGGGGGCTCCCTCACTGTCTCCCTGCGGGCCAACAAG ACTGGAATTACCAACAGCACCTTGGTCGCTGTCTGTGTGAATGCCGCCTCCCCCTTCCTCGGCTTCCGCACGTCGCTCAACTGTACCACAG CCTTTTTTCAGGGTTCCCCACTAACCCTGAGTGCTGCATCGCACAAGGCCAACCTCATCATCCCCTACCCAGAGACGGACAACTGGTACCTTTCCCTGCAGCTCATGTGCCCCGAGAGTCCAGA GGAGTGTGAGCAGGCCTCAGTCCTCGTGGAGACCACCTTGACCCTGGTGCCCTGCCTGAACGACTGCGGACCCTATGGCCAGTGCGTCCTGCTGCGCAGACACAGCTACCTATATGCGGGCTGCAGCTGTAAGGCCG GCTGGCGTGGGTGGAGCTGCACGGACAACAGCACGGCCCAGACGGTAGCCCAGCAGCGGGTGGCCGCCCTCCTTCTCACTCTCAGCAACCTCATGTTCTTGGCTCCCATCGCTGTCTCAGTGCACCGCTCGCTCCTGGTGGAGGCCTCTGTCTATGCCTACACCATGTTCTTCTCCACG TTCTACCACGCCTGCGACCAGCCTGGCGAGGCAGTGCTCTGCATCCTGGGCTATGACACCCTGCAGTACTGTGACTTCCTGGGCTCCGGGGTGTCCATCTGGGTCACCATCCTCTGCATGGCGCGGCTGAAGGCAGCCCAGAAACAC GTCCTGTTTCTCCTGGGCACGCTGATCTTCGCCATGTCCCTGCAGCTGGACCGCAGGGGTGCCTGGAACATGATGGGGCCTTGCCTCTTTGCCTTTGTGGTCATGGTCACCATGTGG GTGTACCGCTGCGGACGCCGGCGCCACTGCTACCCCACGTCCTGGCAGCGCTGGGCCTTCTACCTCCTGCCTGGCATCTCCATGGCTGCTCTGGGCATTGCCATCTACACCTCCATGATGACCAGTGACAACTATTACTACACCCACAGCCTCTGGCACGTGCTGCTGGCCGGGAGTGCGGCCTGCCTGCTCCCGCCACGGGAGGAGCACACCACGCCCTGGGCCTGCTCGCAGAAGCTCACTTGCCACTACCAGATCTGCAAGAACCACCGAGAGGACCTGTATACGGTGACATGA
- the MRPL28 gene encoding large ribosomal subunit protein bL28m: MPLHKFPVGLWKRLRLREGICSRLPQHYLRSLEEVRTPTPVHYRPHGVKFKINPKNGQRERVEDVPIPIYYPPESQLGLWGGEGWILGYRYVNNDKLSKRVKKVWKPQLFQRELYSEILDRRFTVTVTRRTLDLIDEAYGFDFYILKTPKEDLCSKFGMDLKRGMLLRLARQDPQLHPEDPKKRAAIYDKYKDFVIPEAEAEWVGLTLDEAVEKQRLLEEKAPTPLFKVYVEELIERLRQQALAEPAVVQKRASRT; encoded by the exons ATGCCCCTGCACAAGTTCCCGGTCGGCCTGTGGAAGCGGCTCCGGCTGCGGGAGGGTATTTGCTCCCGCTTGCCCCAGCACTACCTGCGCTCCTTGGAGGAGGTGCGAACACCCACTCCTGTGCACTATAGGCCGCACGGGGTTAAGTTCAAGATCAACCCCAAGAATGGGCAGCGGGAACGCGTGGAGGATGTACCCATTCCCATCTACTACCCCCCAGAATCCCAGctggggctctggggtggggaaggctggATCTTGGGCTACAGATACGTCAACAACGACAAG CTCTCGAAGCGGGTGAAGAAGGTGTGGAAGCCACAGCTCTTTCAGCGTGAGCTGTACAGTGAGATCCTGGACAGGAGGTTCACCGTTACTGTCACTCGGCGGACCCTGGACCTCATCGACGAGGCCTACGGGTTTGACTTTTACATCCTCAAG ACTCCCAAGGAGGACCTGTGCTCCAAGTTTGGGATGGACCTGAAGCgagggatgctgctgcggctggCACGACAGGACCCCCAGCTGCACCCGGAGGACCCCAAGAAGAGGGCCGCCATCTATGACAAGTACAAG GACTTTGTCATCCCGGAGGCAGAAGCCGAGTGGGTTGGCCTGACGCTGGATGAGGCCGTGGAGAAGCAGAGGCTCCTGGAGGAGAAG GCTCCGACTCCTCTGTTCAAGGTCTACGTGGAGGAGCTGATTGAGCGGCTGCGGCAGCAGGCTTTGGCTGAGCCAGCAGTCGTGCAGAAGAGAGCCAGCAGGACATGA